From Acidobacteriota bacterium:
CAGGAGAAACTTTGGGGGTTTCAGGCGGGAATAACACAAACTGCCGGGTTCGCTCAGTCAAAATCTTTTCGCGATAAATGACTGGGATGGCACGCTCTCCAAGAGCTTGATAAATGTCGGCCTGGAGATCAGTAAGTGTCATGAAAGTGAGGTGAGGAAGTCAGTACCACCCGTTCAGGCAGGTAGTACTGACTGGTTGGACTGGTCAGAGAACTTACTTTTTGGCGCCGAGCGCTTTGGCCTGTTCGGTTAATCGTGGGAGAACTTCAAACAGATCGCCCACAATGCCGTAGTCGGCCAGTTTGAAAATCGGCGCATCCGGATCTTTGTTGATCGCCACAATGAACTTGGACGATGACATACCCGCCAGATGCTGAATCGCGCCTGAAATCCCGCACGCCACATACAGTTGCGGGCTAACGGTTTTTCCGGTTTGACCTACCTGACGTGAATGATCAACCCATCCGGCATCCACCACGGCGCGTGAGGCACCAGCGGCACCGCCCAGGGCATCGGCCAGATTTTGAATCAGGTAGTAGTTTTCCGGTCCTTTAATACCGCGACCACCTGAGACCACAATGTTGGCTTCGGTCAATTCGACTTTGCCACCAGCGGCGGCCAAAATATCGGTCACTTTGGCTTGCAAACCATCCACCATCACACCGCCGACCGCTTTGACTTCAGCCGTTCGGCTGGTGTCTGGGGCACTGGCTGGGAACACATTTGGCCGCAATGTCATAAAGGCCGTGGCGCTCCGGAACGCGACTTTGGCAAAAGCTTTCCCGGCATAGACCGGGCGAACCACTGACACCGCGCCGCCTTCGACGTGGATTTCAGTGATGTCCGAAGCCAGTCCGATATTCAGCCGGGCCGTCACTCGTGGCGCGAGGTCCTTGCACAGCGCCGTGGCTGAAGCCAGCACCACCGCTGGTTGCGCCGTTTGGATCACTTCGGCCAGGACTTTGGCATAGCCGTCGGTCGAGTAGTTTTTCAGGGCAGCATTGTCGGTCACATAGACCGTATCGGCGCCATAGTGGGCGGCTTCGGTTGCCAGTTCGTTGATTCCCGACCCGATCACAAGGGCGCTCACTGACTGGCCCAGTTTGTCTGCCAGGCGGCGGCCTTCTGAAAGGGCCTCATAGCTGGCTTTGCGAATTTTTCCATCGCGTTGCTCAATAAACACTAACACTCCGTTTGCCATATCAATTCCTTTCCTTTTTCTTTTAGAGGACCTTCGCTTCGCCTTGCAGGGCTTGAATCAGGCCAGTGACCTGTTCGTTGACATCGCCTTCGAGTTTGCGCCCAGCCTGACGGGCCGGAGGCAAATACATGCCAGTGATGTAGGTGGCTGAAGCTGCTTCGCTGACATCAGCCGCTGAGAGCCCCAGATCCGCGATGGTCTTGGTGGCAAACGGTTTTTTCTTGGCTTGCATGATGGCTGGCAGCTTTGGATAGCGCGGTTCATTCATGCCTTTGTTGGCGCCGATGACAACTGGCAGCGTTGTTTCAATCACTTCCAGACCGCCTTCGATTTCACGTTCACAGCGCACTTTGCGATCATTGATCTCAAGCTTGACGACCATGGTCGCCTGTGGCAGGCCCAGTAATTCAGCCACGATGGTGTGAACCTGCTGGTTGTCGCCGCCAACCCCGTGTTTGCCAAAGAAGATAATATCGGCGTTGACTGACTTGAGGGCGGTAGCCAACGCTTTGCCCACCGCGAGTGGATCGTCGGTGGCCACGCCGTTGCTGCTGACATGGATGGCTGAATCGCCGCCGCGAGCCAGACCGTCACGCAGAACCGCCGGCACTTCATCTCCGCCAAGACCAACCACCACCACATCACCGCCTTTGGCTTCTTTGGTCCGAATCGCCTCTTCCAAGGCATATTCGTCATATGGGCTCATAATGTATTTGATTTCGGATCGGTCGATGGACCGACCATCTGCCGCGATTTTAATGCGGGTGTCGGTATCCGGCACCGCTTTGAGACATACTGCAATTTTCAAGGTGACCTCCGAGACTATAAAGAGAAGATTAAGACTGAAAACACAATCACTGATTTACCCAGATCGCATACTCGTCAGGATGAAGGGGCAACCACAATTGAGAGGAATGAAGAATGAAGAATGAAGAATGAAGAAAATGATAACTTGTTGCGAATCAACAGTATAACCTTTTCATAATTCATAATTCATAATTCATAATTCATTTGAGGGCTGGTAAATCAGGGAATTTTGGGTGATGACTGTCAGACCCCCCTGGAGTCGGTACTGATGAACCGAATCGAAACCGCTTTGGGGAGGATCCAGGGCTCGAAACAGGACATCAATCAAGAGGATGGAGACAGTTGAAATCACGAGAAGCTGTGAAAATGGAAGGTTTATCACGTTGTGCGATTGGCTGCAATACAGAGA
This genomic window contains:
- a CDS encoding electron transfer flavoprotein subunit alpha/FixB family protein is translated as MANGVLVFIEQRDGKIRKASYEALSEGRRLADKLGQSVSALVIGSGINELATEAAHYGADTVYVTDNAALKNYSTDGYAKVLAEVIQTAQPAVVLASATALCKDLAPRVTARLNIGLASDITEIHVEGGAVSVVRPVYAGKAFAKVAFRSATAFMTLRPNVFPASAPDTSRTAEVKAVGGVMVDGLQAKVTDILAAAGGKVELTEANIVVSGGRGIKGPENYYLIQNLADALGGAAGASRAVVDAGWVDHSRQVGQTGKTVSPQLYVACGISGAIQHLAGMSSSKFIVAINKDPDAPIFKLADYGIVGDLFEVLPRLTEQAKALGAKK
- a CDS encoding electron transfer flavoprotein subunit beta/FixA family protein codes for the protein MKIAVCLKAVPDTDTRIKIAADGRSIDRSEIKYIMSPYDEYALEEAIRTKEAKGGDVVVVGLGGDEVPAVLRDGLARGGDSAIHVSSNGVATDDPLAVGKALATALKSVNADIIFFGKHGVGGDNQQVHTIVAELLGLPQATMVVKLEINDRKVRCEREIEGGLEVIETTLPVVIGANKGMNEPRYPKLPAIMQAKKKPFATKTIADLGLSAADVSEAASATYITGMYLPPARQAGRKLEGDVNEQVTGLIQALQGEAKVL